The genomic stretch TAGGATAAACATCATTAAGGAGACTTTTCACTCCTTTATCGGTTAACCAAACATCGTCTTCAGCATATAATACCAATACTTTTTGGTTTAATTCTTTTGAATAATCATTCGTTTTAAGCAATAATTTTCCGGTAGATTTCCGGTTCAAAATTAAGGTTCTCCAGTCATAAGCGCAATTTTTTGGAAGACTTTCTCCCAAACCAAACCAATGTGCTGGGAAATAACCAAATAGCTCGGTAAAAAAAGGCTGGGCAAACCCAAAACCGAAAAAAGCTTCCAATTTGGTCTTCCATTTCAGGTTTCCAATAAAAGCATTTTGGGTAGCTACGAAAATAAATCTTTCAAATACTTTAGAATTTTCATTCATCCCGATAATTAGAGCACCGACAGAATGCCCTAAACAGAACTTCTGATAATCTGGAAAATTTTCTATTACAAATTCTGTAAGCCTTTTAAAATCTTCACTTCCCCAGGTTCGCATTGAGGCTTTGAAATTTCTCATTTTTTCAGGTTTTGATAATCCAATTCCTCGATAATCGTAAGTAATAACAGTAAACCCCTGTTCTGCAAAAAACTGAGCAAAAGAAAAGTAAACCTGCTGCTTTACCCCCGTTGCAGAATTAATGAGAATAATTTTCTCATTAGATTTTTCTGGTTTAAAAATATGTGCGCTAAGTTGAAATTGATCTTTTGTGGTGAGAGTCAGTTTTTCCATGGTATATAATAAAAAATCCACATCAAATGTGGAAATTTTAGTTTTAAAAATCTTTATTTAAAAGAGTTTTCAATATGCATTAAATAGAGTCTACCTAAGATCTTTAAGATATGGAAGTGCTGTTTGCGCACCCTTTCCTAGCGATACTTTAGACGACACAAGATTTCCGAATTTCACGCAGTCTTCAATGGTATTTCCGTGGCATAATGCCACTGCAAAACCCGATGTAAAAGCGTCGCCCATTCCCATTTTGTAAACCATGCTTTCATTTTCATTGCGAAAATATTTCATCTCGGTTCCGTCAAAATAAATTGTAGAATTGGTTTCGTCTCTTACAAAAAGCTTATTAAAATATTTCTTAAGTATTTCTTCCCTTTTGTCTTCTCCAAAAATAACAGAAAGCTCATTGCTTCGAGCGATGATAAAATCGACCTGGTCCAAAATCTGTTCATTTACTTTCGCTCCAGGAGAAGCATACAAACCAACTATTTTCCCAAGATTTTTGGCTTTTCTCACTGTATGTTCTACAACTTCCATTGGGATTTCCAACTGCAAAAGAACAAGGTTTGATGAGTGAATATACCTTTCAGCATTATCAATCTGCTTCACAGTTACTTTTTTATTGGCAGCGGAATCTACAACCACAGAAAATTCTCCGTTGCAGCTCGTAACATAGGCAATACCTGTAGCTTCCTGATCGGTTTCATAAACAAAACCTACATTCACGTTTTCATTGACAAGATTTCGCATTATCTGTTGCCCCAAAGGATCTATCCCGACACAACCTACAAAATAAACACCAGCTCCCAATCTTGCTGTACCAACGGCCTGATTGGCACCTTTTCCTCCAAAATAGTTTTCAGAATACGTGGCCATTACCGTTTCATTATGAGACGGTATTTTATCAGCATATAATATTAAATCTAATGAACAACTGCCTACAACGACAATCTTTGGGTGCACTGAAGAAAAATTCATCATAAATATAAATAGTCTTATTTTTAAAAAAACTACTTTTAAATGTAAGCAAATTTTAGCTGACTAATATCTCAATAAATTCAGTAATAATTTTTACCGGATTATTTCCTTCATCAAACCCTACATAGCTTGCATAAAAGCCTTCACCATAGCCCGTTTCAAAGGCAAAAATATTTCCAGCATTTTCTTCAGTAGGTTTTAAAAACGCAAATTGATCGATGGCCCCGTTTTCATCAAAAAAATGCTCATGAAAGAACTCTTCATAAATTCCCATAAAGTCATCTCCTTTTCTCTGGAAAAGTTTCTGCTCAAGAAGATTAAGCTGTTCTTGAGTCTGAACATCCATAAAACAGCCCATTCCGCTTTCTACAGGATAGCCAAACACTTCACCTTCAGCTAAATCCTTCAGGTTCTGTTCCTTGGTTGTTGCCATTTTCCATGCTGAAATTTTGGCATCACTAAAAATAATCTCGGCATAAGCAACACAATTGCTTTCTCTTTCTTTATGCAATAAAACCTGAAAATCTCCTTTTGGAAATTGAGTAGTAAAAGGTTGCATATCATTTGTAATCAAAGGGTCACAAGCAACCAGATTTCCGGTAGAAAGATATATTTTTCCCACTTCAAAACTTTCCAATAACGGACTTTCTACGAAGTCTTTGGAGAATAGTTTCTGTATATTTTCTAGATGTGTCATTTTAATTTTTTAGGTTAAGGTTGAGGCTAATATTAAGATCATTTTTCAACCTTAGCCTAAGTCTCAACCTTATTTTTTATAAACTTTTCAGCTTTTCTTCCAAGATCGCAATCTTATCCTGCGCATCTTTTTGTTTCTTGCGTTCGCTTTCTACCACTTCTGGTTTTGCGTTGGCAACAAATTTTTCGTTAGACAATTTTTTATCAACAGAAATTAAGAATCCTTTTAGATATTTTAATTCTTCTTCTGTTTTGATCTTTTCTTCTCCCAAATCTAAGTTTTCACTTAACGGGATCGAAACTTCCGTTGCTCCTACCAAAAATGTAAAACTCGGCTTCTCAGTTTTTGCTCCGAAATGAATTTCGGAAACGTTTGCCAATTTTTTAATGACAGGCTCATTTGCAAACTCTGAAGCGTTTGTATAAATTTCAGCCGCTTCTCTTGGAGAAATTCCTTTTGTCTGACGGTAATTTCTAACGCCTGAAATAATTTCTGAAGCTGTTTCAAAGTTTTTAATAATATCTTCATTAAATCCTTCTGCTTTTTTCTGTTGTGCAATCACTAAAGCTTCGTCAATACTTCTTTCCGAAATCAACTGCCAGATTTCTTCTGACTGGAAAGGCATAAACGGATGAACCAATTTCATCAATTCTTCGAAAAGAGCTACTGTTTTGTGGTAAACTTCTTTAGAAATGCCTTCACCATAATTTGGTTTAATTGCTTCTAAATAAGAACCGCAGAAATCATCCCAAATTAATTTATAAATCAAATGTAAAGCATCAGAAATTCTGAATTTCTCAAACTGATCATCAATTTCTACAATCGTTTTATTCAATTTATTTTCAAACCATTCGATCGTCTGGTTATCTGTTGCGTTTGCGGGTTTATCTTCATGATTCCACATGTTGATCAAACGGAATGCGCTCCAGATTTTTGTCATGAAATTCCTTCCCTGAAGCATTAAATCTTCATCAAAAAGAAGGTCATTGCCGGCTGCAGAACTCAATAAAATACCAACACGAACTCCATCTGCGCCGTATTTATCCATCAATTCTAACGGATCTGGTGAATTTCCTAAAGATTTTGACATCTTTCTTCTCTGCTTATCTCTTACAATTCCTGTAAAATAAACATTTTTGAAAGGAACTTCTTTTCTGTATTCCAACCCGGCCATAATCATTCTCGCAACCCAGAAGAAAATAATATCCGGACCTGTTACCAAATCTGAAGTCGGGTAATAATAATTGATGTCTTTATTATCAGGATTATTCAACCCGTCAAAAACAGACATTGGCCACAACCAAGATGAGAACCATGTATCAAGAGCGTCTTCGTCTTGTTTTAAATTGTCAGTTGTTAGTTGATCGTTGTTGGTTTTTTGCTTTGCCAGTTCTACTGCTTCTTCTTTTGTTTCAGCAACTACAAAATCATTTTCACCGTCTCCATAATAGAAAGCGGGAATTTGCTGACCCCACCAAAGCTGACGAGAGATATTCCAGTCACGGATGTTTTCCATCCAGTGTTTGTAAGTATTTTTAAATTTCTCAGGATAGAATTTTACTTCATCATCCATTACAACATCTAAAGCTGGCTTTCCAATTTCAGACATTTTCAGGAACCACTGAACAGAAACTTTAGGCTCAATAACCGCACCCGTTCTTTCTGAAGTTCCTACTTTATTTACATAATCTTCTGCTTTCAACAAAAGATCATTTTCTTCTAATTCTTTTGCGATTTGTTTTCTTACATCAAATCTGTTTTTACCTGCGTAATGTAATCCGTGCTCATTTAGATTTCCATCATCGTCTAAAGCATCAATCATTGGCAACTGATGTTTTTGTCCGATTTCGTAGTCATTAATATCGTGAGCCGGCGTAATTTTCAAAGCACCTGTTCCGAATTCTATATCAACATATTCGTCTTCAATAATCGGAATAACTCTGTTGACAATTGGTACAATTACGTTTTTACCTTTCAGATGAGCATATCTCTCATCATTAGGATTGATACAAACTGCAGTATCCCCGAAAATAGTTTCAGGACGTGTTGTCGCTACAGAAAGAAACTCTTCTGTACCTTCGATTTTATATTTAAGAAAATATAATTTTCCGTTTTGCTCTTTAAAGATTACTTCTTCATCAGAAATATTTGTTTTCGCTTCCGGATCCCAGTTGACCATTCTGTAACCACGGTAAATAAGTCCTTTGTTATATAAATCAACAAAAGATTTGATTACCTGCTTAGAAAGTGATTCTTCCATCGTGAAACGGGTTCTGTCCCAATCACAAGAACATCCTAGCTTTTTCAATTGCTCAAGAATTGTTCCGCCGTATTTGTCAGTCCATTCCCAAGCGTGTTTTAAAAATTCTTCACGGGTAATATCAGATTTATTGATTCCTTCAGACTTCAGTTTGGCAACAACTTTCGCTTCGGTAGCAATTGAAGCGTGATCTGTTCCCGGAACCCAGCAAGCATTGAAGCCCTGCATTCTTGCACGGCGGACCAAAACATCCTGAATGGTATTATTCAACATATGCCCCATGTGAAGAATTCCTGTGACGTTTGGCGGAGGAATTACAATCGTGTAAGGTGGCTTTTCGTTGGGCTCTGAGTGGAAATATTTGTTTTCCAGCCAGTAATTGTACCATTTCTGTTCTGTTTCCTGTGGATTATACTTTTCTGAAATCTGCATAAATTCTGGTTTCTTTAACTTATAATTTGCAAAAATAGTTTAAAGTAAAAAAATGTAAGCACTAATTAAAATAATTTTTAACTTTGTTTCTCAAAATTTATCTAACAAACATATTAACTTTCAAGAATATGAAAAACTTATTAGCAGGAATTGCATTATTCGGAACATTTGCATTAGCATCTGCACAAACTATTACATTTGACAAAACGACTTATGAATATGGTCAAATAAAACCAAATTCTGACGGCACAAGATTCTTTACAGTAACCAATACAGGAGATAAGCCTCTTATCATCTCGAATGTAAAGCCATCTTGCGGATGTACTACTCCAGAATTTAGCCAAGCTCCTATTGCACCTGGAAAATCAGCTAAAATTAAAGTTGGATACAACACAGCAAGTGTTTCTCCATTCAACAAAATGATTGAGGTATTTTCTAATGATCCTGTAAATAGCAGAAGCGTAATTTACATTAAAGGTGAAGTAACTCCTAATGCTCCCGAGCCAAAACCATTAACTGCTGCAGAACAAAAAGCAGCGGCTAAAGCTGAGAAAAAAGCGGCTAAAATTGCTGCTAAAAAATAATTTTTACTCAAAAAAATTTAAAACCGTCTCAATCGAGGCGGTTTTTTTATTACATTTATATTGGGTTTGGTTGATCGTTAATGGTTAATGACATCTATTAAACATAAAATTTTGATTTAATTCTAAACTTTAAATAAAAACATGGCTAATAATTTCTCAGACGACTTTTTAATTAAAGAAAAATTTTCAATAAAAAAATCATCAACAGAATACAAAGGTAAACTCACTAAAGAGGAAGGTGTACAATTACTGATTCAGGAAAAGGATAAACTCCGTGAGCTACAGGAAAAACTGTATGCCGACGGAAGCAAATCACTTTTGGTCGTTCTGCAGGCAATGGATGCTGCAGGAAAAGACAGCTTGATTGAGCACGTTTTTGGTGGTGTAAATCCTCAAGGCTGTAATGTGACAAGCTTTAAAACCCCAAGTTCAAGAGAGTATTCGCATGATTTTTTATGGAGACATTATTTAGCTTTACCCCAGAAAGGAATGATCGGTATTTTTAACCGTTCTCATTACGAAAGTGTTTTGGTCTGTAAAGTACATCCTGAATATAATTTAAGTGAAAAAACTTGGGATTCTGTAAAAGATTTTGATAAAAAGTTCTGGGAAAACCGCTATGAAAGCATAAGAAACTTCGAAAAACATCTCGCTCAAAACGGAACAACAATTATTAAAATTTTCCTGAATGTTTCTAAGGACGAACAAAAGAAAAGATTATTAGACCGCATCAACGAGCAGGAAAAAAACTGGAAATTTTCGACCGCAGACTTACCTGAAAGAGCTTTGTTTGACCAATATATGGAATGCTACGAAACGGCCATCAATGAAACCTCAAAAGATGAAGCGCCTTGGTATGTAATTCCTGCAGACAATAAATGGTTTGCAAGACTTTCTGCAGTACAGATCATCATCGATACTTTAGAAAAAATGGATTTGAAATTCCCGGAGCTTTCAAAAGAAGATAAAGCTGGTTTGGATGATGCTAAAAAACAGTTGGAAAGCGAGTAAAAGAGCCAAGGAAAAAGTAAAAAGGATCAAGTAAAGTTGCCACGAATGCACGAAATATATTTATAAAAGTCATTCGTGTATTCGTGGCAATTTAATAAAATCACGAGAAAATCTATAAGCCGGATTTTGTACTAAAAAAAGTGCCTGTTATTTATCTACGTTTTACATTGCTGCAAAACTTGAGCTGATTACCCCTCGGCTTTCAGGACGAGCCGCCCCTATTTTCATTACTGAAAAGAACCGATATACTTATCATTGCACCGCAAAGAGTTTACCTGGTTTCACTACAGCCGAACTGTACCTGCTTTCTGTTGCACTTGTCCTATCCTCACGGATGACGGATGTTATCCGCTTTGCTGCTCTATGGTGTCCGGACTTTCCTACCCTTACCGAAGTAAGAATCAACAAGCCGACTTTCTCGTGGCTGCAAAGATAATTAAATATAACAATGTATCAGTGTAACAATTTACCAATTAGAAAGAATTCCTGATTTTTTAAAATTGTTACACTGTTAAATTATTACATTGTTACATTATATTATTATCTTCGTGCAGTTATACATTTATTTTGATTTCTAAAGAGAAAGAGTTTGCACAGCTTGTAAAAGATAATCAGGGATTGATTATTAAAGTATCGCGTCTGTACACCAATTCGCTGGAAGATGAAGAAGATCTTTTCCAGGAAATTGTTTTGCAGCTTTGGCGGAGCTATGATTCTTTTAAAGGAAATTCAAAAATTTCTACATGGATGTATCGTGTTGCGCTCAACACAGCCATCACTCTTTTTAGAAAAAAAAGCAAAAGTTTACAAACAAACGAGCTAGACATCAATCACAGAGATTTTGTTGAAGATGATGATGACAGACAGCAGCAAATTTCACTTCTTTACACCGTCATAAAAACTCTTCCGAATGTAGAAAGGGCAATTGTAATGATGTATCTCGACGACTTGCCTTATAAGGATATCGCCGAAAACCTGGGTATTACGGAAGTAAATGCACGTGTGAAAATGAACAGATTAAAGAAAATCCTTAAAGAAAAAATGGAAAAACATGCCTGAATTTGATTTAGACAGCTTTAAGAAAACCTGGCAGGAACAACCTGTAAAACCGAAATACGACAATAATGAGATTCTGAAAATGCTCAATAAAAAGTCACGCAATTACATGAAATATATTTTCTGGATCAGCGTGATCGAATTTTTATTTTTCAGCGTTTTAGGAGTATTTTATCTTATACAAAGTAATGAGTCAGACAGTTTCTTGAGTATTTTGGAGAAGATGGGCGTTCACAAAGATAGCCAGCTTGTCGCTAAGCTAGATAATATTTATTTAATTGTAAAAATTTTAAGTCTTGTTGTCACCGGATTTTTTGTGCTTAAATTTTATCAAAACTACCGTAAAATTAAAATTGAAGAAGACCTTAAGCTGTTTATTATAAGAATAATCACCTTCAAAAAAACTGTGAATGCTTTTATTTTAACTAATATAGGTTTGTTATTAGTTCTAATGAGTGCATTTATAGGTTTTACTTTTTACATTATTAATATTCAAAATATTGAAGTCAGTAATTCTACTCTTATAGGTTTTTTAGTAGGAATTATTATAGGTACAATTTTATGCGTATCCTTAATTTGGGTCTATTATAGATTGGTTTATGGAATTATTATGAGCAGGCTCGATAAAAATTTAAGTCAATTAAAAGAAATAGAATCTCAAGAAAATTAAAAATATTCATGAATATTTAGCAATAAAAAAAAAGCATTTCAAATCTGAAATGCTTTTTTCTATTTTAAAGTTCTTTTCGAAGTCTTGCAACCGGAATATTGAGCTGTTCACGGTACTTTGCAATCGTTCTTCTTGCAATATTGTATCCCTGTTCTTTAAGGATCACCACTAAGGCATCATCCGTTAAAGGTTTTCTTTTATTTTCTTTGCTGATTACTTCCTGAAGATGATTTTTAATTTCTTTAGTAGAAACTTCTTCACCGTCATCATTGGTTAAACTGTCAGAAAACAAATCTTTAAGATAAAGAATTCCGTTTGGAGTATCTGCATATTTACTTTTAACAACTCTGGAAATCGTTGAAATATCGAAACCTGTAATATCAGCAATATCTTTTAAAATCATAGGCTTCAATGACTTCTCATCGCCTGTGATAAAATAATTATGCTGAAATTTCACAATAGCATTAATCGTCTGAAGCAAAGTATTCTGACGCTGATTAATAGCATCAATATACCATTTTGCGGCATCTAATTTTTGTTTAATAAATAACGCAGCCTGTTTGTGCTCAGAAGACTTTTTATCATGAGAATAAGTCGTTAAAATATCTTTATATTCCTCAGAAACTCTTAACGTCGGTGCGTTCTTGCTGTTAAGCATTGGTATAACCAGACCATCTTTCACCTGAATTACAAAATCCGGGATAATTTCCTGATTAATGGTAATTGTTTGTGTTTCGAAGTTTCCGCCTACTTTTGGTGATAATTTTGAGATTTCTTCTAAAGCATCTTTCAGATCTTCCTCTTCGATATCGTACTTCTGAATGATTTTATTGTAATGCTTATTGGTAAGCGCATCAAATTGGAATCTCAAAATATTAGCAGCCAATGAAACTGCTTTATCAGAACTTACTTTTTTCTCAATCTGAAGCAAAAGACATTCTTGCAACCCTCTAGCTCCTACACCCGACGGATCTAGTTTCTGAATATAATTTTCAAGTATATCTTCTACTTTCTCTTTGGTTGTATAAATCCCTTGCGAAAAAGCCAGATCATCAACAATCGCTTTGATCTCTCTTCTTAGATATCCATCGGTATCTAAATTACCAATGATATATTCAGCAATTTTCAAATCTTCTTCATTGATGTTGATAAGATTGATTTGCTCCATTAGATAATCATACAACGATTGTCCTTCAGTAAGGAGACTTTCATTATCAAAATCTTCATCATCGGCAGAATAGTTACTTGAAGCCGTTTTATAGCTTGGTTCATCATCATACAGATATTCATTGACGTCAAAATCTGTCTCAATACTTTCGTTACCTTCGCTTTCATAGCTTTCGTCTAAAGTAGAGTATTCATCTTCTTTAGATTCATCCTTAGCAACTTCCAGAGCTGGGTTTTCTTCAAGTTCTCTTTCGAGTTCTTCTTCAAACTCCAAAGTATGAAGCTGAATCAACTTCATCAGCTGAATTTGCTGAGGAGCAAGTTTCTGTCCTAATTTAAGTTGTAAATGTTGTTTTAGCATATTCTACTTTGTGTCTGTTAACATAACATCTACGAATTTAATATTTTTTTTTGTAAAAACCATCATTAGCACGATTTTTGTAGTATTAAATTTACAAAGCCAATAGATCATCTGTTGGCTTTTATATTTTTACAAAAATTTTCAGGATAGATTAGTCCATTTAATTGACTGCTTAATTTTTTCAGGAGCTTTATCCGGCTATCCGCTATTACTCCTCACGCCTTTCTTCGCCAAAGCTAAACCTTCAACTTTCCCATTCCGTTGCGGGGTAACCGCTGCTATGGTAAGTTTGCATTAGTAAAAATAGATTAATAATTTGGTTAAAAAATC from Chryseobacterium indoltheticum encodes the following:
- a CDS encoding alpha/beta hydrolase family protein, with the protein product MEKLTLTTKDQFQLSAHIFKPEKSNEKIILINSATGVKQQVYFSFAQFFAEQGFTVITYDYRGIGLSKPEKMRNFKASMRTWGSEDFKRLTEFVIENFPDYQKFCLGHSVGALIIGMNENSKVFERFIFVATQNAFIGNLKWKTKLEAFFGFGFAQPFFTELFGYFPAHWFGLGESLPKNCAYDWRTLILNRKSTGKLLLKTNDYSKELNQKVLVLYAEDDVWLTDKGVKSLLNDVYPNLKPDYRFLQTSESEKGEIGHVNFFRSYNKKLWNIILNEIKN
- a CDS encoding ribokinase; translated protein: MNFSSVHPKIVVVGSCSLDLILYADKIPSHNETVMATYSENYFGGKGANQAVGTARLGAGVYFVGCVGIDPLGQQIMRNLVNENVNVGFVYETDQEATGIAYVTSCNGEFSVVVDSAANKKVTVKQIDNAERYIHSSNLVLLQLEIPMEVVEHTVRKAKNLGKIVGLYASPGAKVNEQILDQVDFIIARSNELSVIFGEDKREEILKKYFNKLFVRDETNSTIYFDGTEMKYFRNENESMVYKMGMGDAFTSGFAVALCHGNTIEDCVKFGNLVSSKVSLGKGAQTALPYLKDLR
- a CDS encoding DUF4241 domain-containing protein; this translates as MTHLENIQKLFSKDFVESPLLESFEVGKIYLSTGNLVACDPLITNDMQPFTTQFPKGDFQVLLHKERESNCVAYAEIIFSDAKISAWKMATTKEQNLKDLAEGEVFGYPVESGMGCFMDVQTQEQLNLLEQKLFQRKGDDFMGIYEEFFHEHFFDENGAIDQFAFLKPTEENAGNIFAFETGYGEGFYASYVGFDEGNNPVKIITEFIEILVS
- a CDS encoding valine--tRNA ligase, whose translation is MQISEKYNPQETEQKWYNYWLENKYFHSEPNEKPPYTIVIPPPNVTGILHMGHMLNNTIQDVLVRRARMQGFNACWVPGTDHASIATEAKVVAKLKSEGINKSDITREEFLKHAWEWTDKYGGTILEQLKKLGCSCDWDRTRFTMEESLSKQVIKSFVDLYNKGLIYRGYRMVNWDPEAKTNISDEEVIFKEQNGKLYFLKYKIEGTEEFLSVATTRPETIFGDTAVCINPNDERYAHLKGKNVIVPIVNRVIPIIEDEYVDIEFGTGALKITPAHDINDYEIGQKHQLPMIDALDDDGNLNEHGLHYAGKNRFDVRKQIAKELEENDLLLKAEDYVNKVGTSERTGAVIEPKVSVQWFLKMSEIGKPALDVVMDDEVKFYPEKFKNTYKHWMENIRDWNISRQLWWGQQIPAFYYGDGENDFVVAETKEEAVELAKQKTNNDQLTTDNLKQDEDALDTWFSSWLWPMSVFDGLNNPDNKDINYYYPTSDLVTGPDIIFFWVARMIMAGLEYRKEVPFKNVYFTGIVRDKQRRKMSKSLGNSPDPLELMDKYGADGVRVGILLSSAAGNDLLFDEDLMLQGRNFMTKIWSAFRLINMWNHEDKPANATDNQTIEWFENKLNKTIVEIDDQFEKFRISDALHLIYKLIWDDFCGSYLEAIKPNYGEGISKEVYHKTVALFEELMKLVHPFMPFQSEEIWQLISERSIDEALVIAQQKKAEGFNEDIIKNFETASEIISGVRNYRQTKGISPREAAEIYTNASEFANEPVIKKLANVSEIHFGAKTEKPSFTFLVGATEVSIPLSENLDLGEEKIKTEEELKYLKGFLISVDKKLSNEKFVANAKPEVVESERKKQKDAQDKIAILEEKLKSL
- a CDS encoding DUF1573 domain-containing protein gives rise to the protein MKNLLAGIALFGTFALASAQTITFDKTTYEYGQIKPNSDGTRFFTVTNTGDKPLIISNVKPSCGCTTPEFSQAPIAPGKSAKIKVGYNTASVSPFNKMIEVFSNDPVNSRSVIYIKGEVTPNAPEPKPLTAAEQKAAAKAEKKAAKIAAKK
- a CDS encoding polyphosphate kinase 2 family protein; this translates as MANNFSDDFLIKEKFSIKKSSTEYKGKLTKEEGVQLLIQEKDKLRELQEKLYADGSKSLLVVLQAMDAAGKDSLIEHVFGGVNPQGCNVTSFKTPSSREYSHDFLWRHYLALPQKGMIGIFNRSHYESVLVCKVHPEYNLSEKTWDSVKDFDKKFWENRYESIRNFEKHLAQNGTTIIKIFLNVSKDEQKKRLLDRINEQEKNWKFSTADLPERALFDQYMECYETAINETSKDEAPWYVIPADNKWFARLSAVQIIIDTLEKMDLKFPELSKEDKAGLDDAKKQLESE
- a CDS encoding RNA polymerase sigma factor, giving the protein MISKEKEFAQLVKDNQGLIIKVSRLYTNSLEDEEDLFQEIVLQLWRSYDSFKGNSKISTWMYRVALNTAITLFRKKSKSLQTNELDINHRDFVEDDDDRQQQISLLYTVIKTLPNVERAIVMMYLDDLPYKDIAENLGITEVNARVKMNRLKKILKEKMEKHA
- a CDS encoding beta-carotene 15,15'-monooxygenase yields the protein MPEFDLDSFKKTWQEQPVKPKYDNNEILKMLNKKSRNYMKYIFWISVIEFLFFSVLGVFYLIQSNESDSFLSILEKMGVHKDSQLVAKLDNIYLIVKILSLVVTGFFVLKFYQNYRKIKIEEDLKLFIIRIITFKKTVNAFILTNIGLLLVLMSAFIGFTFYIINIQNIEVSNSTLIGFLVGIIIGTILCVSLIWVYYRLVYGIIMSRLDKNLSQLKEIESQEN
- the rpoN gene encoding RNA polymerase factor sigma-54, translated to MLKQHLQLKLGQKLAPQQIQLMKLIQLHTLEFEEELERELEENPALEVAKDESKEDEYSTLDESYESEGNESIETDFDVNEYLYDDEPSYKTASSNYSADDEDFDNESLLTEGQSLYDYLMEQINLININEEDLKIAEYIIGNLDTDGYLRREIKAIVDDLAFSQGIYTTKEKVEDILENYIQKLDPSGVGARGLQECLLLQIEKKVSSDKAVSLAANILRFQFDALTNKHYNKIIQKYDIEEEDLKDALEEISKLSPKVGGNFETQTITINQEIIPDFVIQVKDGLVIPMLNSKNAPTLRVSEEYKDILTTYSHDKKSSEHKQAALFIKQKLDAAKWYIDAINQRQNTLLQTINAIVKFQHNYFITGDEKSLKPMILKDIADITGFDISTISRVVKSKYADTPNGILYLKDLFSDSLTNDDGEEVSTKEIKNHLQEVISKENKRKPLTDDALVVILKEQGYNIARRTIAKYREQLNIPVARLRKEL